The Capillibacterium thermochitinicola genome window below encodes:
- a CDS encoding bifunctional 4-hydroxy-2-oxoglutarate aldolase/2-dehydro-3-deoxy-phosphogluconate aldolase has translation MCRRYSVICIPGAFTPTEILRAWEAGADVVKVFPATKLGPSYFKDVLGPLPQVRLTPTGGVTLENVGDFIKAGAIFVGVGGALVNKELVAAKKWDELAALAAQYIAAVKAARK, from the coding sequence TTGTGCCGGCGCTACAGTGTAATCTGTATTCCGGGGGCCTTTACCCCCACCGAGATCCTGCGGGCCTGGGAAGCCGGAGCCGATGTGGTTAAAGTCTTCCCCGCCACCAAGTTGGGGCCGTCCTATTTCAAAGATGTCCTGGGACCCCTTCCCCAAGTACGGCTGACGCCCACCGGCGGGGTTACCTTGGAAAACGTTGGTGACTTTATCAAGGCGGGAGCCATTTTTGTCGGGGTCGGCGGCGCCCTGGTTAACAAAGAGTTGGTCGCCGCGAAGAAATGGGATGAACTGGCCGCTTTGGCCGCTCAGTACATTGCCGCCGTGAAAGCAGCCCGAAAATAA
- the gndA gene encoding NADP-dependent phosphogluconate dehydrogenase: MRADLGLIGLGVMGRNLSLNLAHHGFTVAVYDRSSDRVGQLLQEPADGRAEIVGTGSLPELVAALKRPRKILLLIPAGPGVDQVIAALLSYLEPGDIVIDGGNSHYKETNRRGRMLEAMGLSYLGVGISGGAEGALRGPSLMVGGSRRAWELTRDLFMKIAARVEATPCCAYVGPEGAGHFVKMVHNGIEYGDMQLIGEVYLLLRELLGFSAAETGAVFREWNNGELGSYLLEISADILNKKDAATGNPIVEVIADRADQKGTGQWAAQAAFELGVSVPTINAAVGARFLSALKEERIKASEELTWVAPRYEGDPAELLPAARAALYAARICTYAQGFALLKAAAAAYRWELDGGTIAQLWRGGCIIRAKLLTGVKEAFAGEPELPNLLMAPYFKKEIEAAQSGWRRIVGLAAQQGIPVPAISSALAYFDSYRRSFLPANLVQAQRDYFGAHGYERLDRPGTFHTDWQTKEETVHSKPLQR, encoded by the coding sequence ATGCGGGCCGATCTGGGGTTAATCGGTTTGGGTGTGATGGGGCGGAATTTGAGTTTGAACCTTGCCCATCACGGCTTTACGGTGGCGGTCTATGACCGGAGCAGTGACCGGGTCGGGCAGCTTTTACAGGAGCCGGCCGACGGCCGCGCAGAGATCGTGGGGACGGGTTCCCTACCGGAATTGGTGGCCGCTTTAAAAAGGCCCCGGAAGATCCTGCTCCTGATCCCGGCGGGGCCGGGGGTTGACCAAGTCATTGCTGCTCTGCTCTCCTATCTTGAACCGGGCGACATCGTGATCGACGGCGGAAACTCTCACTATAAAGAGACAAACCGGCGCGGGCGGATGCTGGAAGCGATGGGCCTTTCTTATTTGGGAGTAGGCATCTCCGGCGGAGCGGAAGGTGCCTTGCGGGGGCCCAGTCTGATGGTGGGCGGGTCCCGACGGGCTTGGGAGTTAACCCGGGATCTGTTCATGAAGATCGCAGCCCGGGTCGAGGCCACGCCCTGCTGTGCTTACGTGGGACCGGAGGGGGCCGGCCATTTTGTCAAGATGGTGCACAACGGAATTGAGTACGGTGATATGCAGCTTATTGGCGAAGTTTATCTCCTCCTCCGCGAACTGCTGGGCTTCAGCGCCGCGGAGACCGGAGCGGTCTTCCGGGAATGGAACAACGGCGAACTGGGATCTTATTTACTGGAAATCAGTGCGGACATTTTAAATAAAAAAGATGCGGCGACCGGAAACCCGATCGTCGAGGTGATCGCGGACCGGGCCGACCAGAAGGGTACCGGGCAATGGGCTGCCCAGGCGGCCTTTGAATTGGGGGTTAGCGTGCCAACAATCAACGCGGCCGTCGGGGCCCGTTTTCTTTCCGCGTTAAAGGAAGAGCGGATCAAGGCCAGTGAAGAGCTGACTTGGGTGGCACCCCGTTACGAAGGAGACCCGGCGGAGCTGTTGCCGGCGGCCCGCGCCGCCCTGTATGCCGCAAGAATCTGCACTTACGCCCAGGGTTTCGCTTTACTCAAGGCGGCTGCGGCGGCCTACCGGTGGGAGCTTGACGGCGGCACCATCGCCCAGTTGTGGCGGGGTGGCTGTATCATCAGGGCCAAGCTTTTAACGGGGGTCAAGGAAGCCTTTGCCGGCGAACCGGAGCTGCCCAACCTGTTAATGGCTCCTTACTTTAAAAAAGAAATTGAAGCGGCGCAGAGCGGGTGGCGGCGGATCGTTGGTCTCGCGGCGCAACAGGGCATTCCGGTACCGGCCATTAGTTCCGCTTTGGCTTATTTTGATTCCTACCGGCGGTCTTTTCTCCCGGCCAACCTTGTCCAAGCGCAGCGCGATTACTTCGGGGCCCATGGCTACGAGCGGCTGGACCGCCCCGGAACCTTCCACACGGACTGGCAGACCAAGGAAGAGACTGTGCATAGCAAGCCGCTTCAACGATAG
- a CDS encoding lactate racemase domain-containing protein, with translation MEAIKITGEDITEQQIKESLYSWLRSYPVPLRKILLLPPDYTRAHSLAGLITRLIYTFLTPTCQVDIMPALGTHEPMSTDQKRKMFGPEIPLDCFHVHDWRNDIVKIGQIPGSLVAEVSGGRLDFAIDVEINRRLLDRSYDLILSIGQVVPHEVVGMANYTKNILVGCGGKTIIDKSHFLGAVCGMEALMGRDHSPVRQIFDYAETHFLQEIPLAYILTVTTTQQEQTKLNGLFIGRERHVFEAAVAESQKRNLDLLDEPLKKVVYLDPHEFKSTWLGNKAIYRTRMAMADGGELYIIAPGLRHFGEDKVFDRIIRKYGYIGTPRILELVRTEADLQDNLSAAAHLIHGSSEGRFRITYAPGHVSKEEIEGVNFNYLPLAEAEERFDYMKLRDGFNRLPNGEEVFFISNPALGLWALKKNFQG, from the coding sequence ATGGAAGCGATCAAAATTACCGGAGAAGACATCACTGAACAGCAGATCAAGGAGAGTCTTTATTCCTGGTTGCGCAGTTATCCGGTTCCCTTGCGAAAGATCCTGCTCTTGCCACCCGATTATACCAGGGCCCATTCGCTGGCCGGGTTGATTACGCGTTTAATCTATACCTTCCTTACCCCCACCTGTCAGGTGGATATTATGCCCGCCTTAGGGACCCACGAGCCGATGAGTACGGATCAAAAGCGAAAGATGTTCGGACCGGAGATTCCTTTGGACTGTTTTCATGTCCATGACTGGCGGAATGATATCGTGAAGATCGGCCAGATCCCCGGCAGCTTGGTGGCCGAAGTTTCCGGGGGGCGCCTTGATTTCGCCATCGACGTGGAGATCAACCGGCGATTATTGGATAGATCATATGATCTGATCCTCTCCATTGGCCAGGTGGTTCCCCACGAGGTGGTGGGGATGGCCAATTACACCAAGAATATCCTGGTAGGTTGCGGCGGAAAGACAATTATTGACAAATCCCACTTTTTGGGGGCGGTCTGCGGCATGGAGGCCCTGATGGGGCGGGATCATAGCCCCGTCCGTCAGATCTTCGATTATGCGGAGACCCATTTTTTACAGGAGATCCCCCTGGCTTATATTTTGACGGTGACCACCACCCAACAGGAGCAGACGAAATTAAACGGGTTGTTTATCGGCCGCGAAAGGCATGTCTTCGAGGCGGCCGTGGCGGAAAGCCAAAAACGCAACCTGGATTTGCTGGATGAACCACTGAAAAAGGTCGTCTATCTTGACCCGCATGAGTTCAAGAGCACTTGGTTGGGGAACAAGGCGATTTACCGCACCAGGATGGCCATGGCCGACGGGGGCGAACTCTATATTATTGCGCCCGGGCTGCGCCATTTTGGAGAAGACAAGGTGTTTGACCGGATCATCCGTAAATACGGCTACATCGGTACCCCCCGGATTTTGGAGCTGGTGCGGACCGAAGCGGATCTGCAAGATAACTTGTCGGCGGCGGCCCATTTGATCCATGGTTCTTCCGAAGGGCGCTTCCGGATTACCTACGCGCCGGGACACGTGAGTAAAGAAGAGATCGAAGGGGTTAACTTTAACTATCTGCCCCTGGCGGAGGCGGAAGAACGTTTTGACTATATGAAGCTGCGCGACGGGTTCAACCGGCTGCCGAACGGGGAAGAAGTCTTCTTTATCAGTAATCCAGCTTTGGGATTGTGGGCGTTGAAAAAGAATTTTCAAGGCTAG
- a CDS encoding NCS2 family permease yields the protein MDKFFKLKENGTTVGTEIVAGLTTFFAMSYIIFVNPGMLSQTGIPWGAVFLATIIASVIGTLVMGLFANVPYAQAPGMGLNAFFTYTVVFAMGFNWKQALAMVFICGIINILITVTRLRKAIIKSIPVSLQNAIGGGIGIFIAYIGVKSAGLLSFTSDPGTYTLLESGTVIANSSAVPALVALNNPTVLLAIIGLFLTIILLLLNVKGAILLGIIGTTVIGIPMGLVDVSQIGATTGVGEAFRELGTVFGAALGREGLFSLFNDPAKIPLVLMTIFAFSLSDTFDTIGTFIGTGRRSGIFSAEDEKMMHSSSGFKSKMDRALFADAIATSIGSLFGTSNTTTYVESAAGISAGGRTGLTSVVTALLFAACIFLAPVAGLVPAAATAPALIVVGILMLSSFKEIKWSELEEAIPAFFAGIFMAFCYSISYGIATGFIFYLLVKICKREFKEVHPILLVSTLLFILNFIIQANI from the coding sequence ATGGACAAGTTCTTCAAGCTTAAGGAGAACGGAACCACCGTCGGGACTGAGATTGTGGCCGGGCTCACCACCTTCTTTGCCATGTCCTATATTATTTTTGTGAATCCGGGAATGCTCAGTCAAACCGGGATTCCCTGGGGGGCCGTTTTTCTGGCGACGATTATTGCCTCGGTGATCGGAACCTTGGTGATGGGGCTGTTTGCCAACGTGCCTTACGCGCAAGCACCCGGGATGGGCTTGAACGCCTTTTTCACCTACACCGTTGTCTTTGCCATGGGCTTTAATTGGAAGCAAGCCTTAGCGATGGTCTTTATCTGTGGAATTATTAATATCTTAATCACCGTCACCCGGCTGCGGAAAGCGATCATTAAGTCGATTCCGGTAAGCCTCCAGAATGCGATCGGCGGCGGGATTGGGATCTTCATTGCCTACATCGGGGTGAAGAGCGCCGGTCTGCTCAGTTTCACCTCCGACCCCGGGACGTATACCCTTCTGGAGAGCGGTACGGTCATCGCCAACTCCAGTGCGGTCCCGGCTTTAGTGGCTTTAAATAACCCTACTGTGTTGTTGGCCATCATCGGACTGTTCTTAACTATAATTCTGTTGCTCCTCAATGTTAAAGGCGCGATTTTACTGGGGATCATCGGAACAACGGTAATTGGGATCCCCATGGGACTCGTCGATGTTTCGCAAATCGGGGCAACCACCGGTGTCGGTGAGGCCTTCCGTGAACTGGGGACCGTCTTCGGTGCGGCGTTAGGGCGTGAAGGGTTGTTCTCCTTGTTCAACGATCCGGCGAAGATCCCCCTCGTCCTGATGACCATCTTTGCCTTCAGCCTGTCCGATACCTTTGACACCATCGGTACCTTCATCGGGACCGGCCGCCGCAGCGGCATCTTCAGTGCCGAGGATGAAAAGATGATGCACTCCAGTTCCGGTTTTAAATCCAAGATGGACCGGGCCTTGTTTGCTGATGCCATTGCCACCTCCATCGGTTCGCTCTTTGGGACCTCCAACACCACCACTTACGTGGAGAGCGCGGCCGGGATCAGCGCGGGTGGACGCACCGGTTTGACCAGTGTCGTCACAGCCCTTCTCTTCGCTGCCTGCATCTTCTTGGCCCCGGTGGCCGGTCTTGTGCCGGCGGCGGCGACGGCACCGGCGCTCATTGTGGTCGGGATTCTGATGCTCTCCTCCTTCAAGGAGATTAAATGGAGCGAATTGGAAGAGGCGATTCCCGCGTTCTTTGCCGGTATTTTCATGGCCTTCTGCTACAGCATCTCCTACGGGATTGCCACCGGCTTCATCTTCTACCTCCTGGTCAAAATCTGCAAGCGGGAGTTTAAAGAGGTCCATCCGATTTTGCTGGTCTCGACTTTGCTCTTCATCCTGAACTTCATCATCCAGGCCAACATCTAA
- a CDS encoding gluconokinase yields MNVIGLEVSTSAAKCILYNAETGIVDSVSQPYPAEVADIVSQDPEGIFQAALAVLRAIVQRNDRPVAAIGLSGTWHSLLYLDRHRQPVGRIKTWADVTATETVEALKAEPDFYREFYHKTGCVLHALYPIWKLYHDKKTNPEAFRVVVYLSSQIECLFERLTGGQAVSRCTASGSGFFNIHTLDWDDELLALAGVKRSMFAELTEATFTLPLAPAIARAVGLPAGIPVTVGAADGALNQVGIGGAREGIMSFSVGTSAALRLVKPAPQLADDPSTWCYYLYNGKRIIGAATHSGNVLSWFAERFFFDRKGKTYSLQDYDQFAAAIEPEKAPYFLPFLYGERCPGWQGKRRGGFLEISPQHNEAHLYYAILEGILFNLYHCYTILASLGGQPAKVLLSGGIIKSPFWRQMAADIFQRDLLVTGVVDESTVGGALFALQAGGGIGQVEDYAVEPTRVLSPRSDKVDVYRKRFAKYLQLYEASRP; encoded by the coding sequence ATGAATGTCATCGGTTTAGAGGTCAGTACTTCCGCGGCGAAATGTATCCTTTATAATGCGGAAACGGGGATTGTCGATTCGGTTTCCCAGCCCTACCCGGCCGAGGTCGCGGATATCGTCTCCCAGGACCCGGAGGGGATCTTCCAGGCGGCGCTGGCTGTTTTGCGGGCGATTGTGCAGCGTAACGACCGCCCGGTAGCGGCGATCGGGTTGAGTGGGACCTGGCACAGTCTGCTCTACCTTGACCGCCACCGGCAACCGGTGGGGCGGATCAAAACCTGGGCGGATGTCACCGCCACGGAAACCGTGGAAGCGCTCAAGGCGGAGCCGGATTTTTATCGGGAGTTCTACCATAAAACCGGCTGCGTCCTGCATGCCCTTTATCCCATCTGGAAGCTTTATCACGACAAGAAAACGAACCCGGAGGCGTTCCGGGTTGTTGTATATCTTTCTTCCCAGATCGAGTGCTTGTTCGAAAGACTCACCGGGGGACAGGCGGTCTCCAGGTGTACCGCCTCCGGTTCGGGTTTCTTCAATATTCATACACTGGACTGGGACGACGAGCTGCTGGCTTTGGCGGGCGTGAAAAGATCAATGTTCGCCGAGTTAACCGAGGCGACCTTTACCCTTCCTTTAGCCCCGGCGATTGCCCGCGCGGTCGGGTTGCCGGCGGGGATTCCGGTGACGGTCGGGGCCGCGGACGGGGCATTGAATCAGGTTGGGATCGGTGGAGCCCGGGAAGGGATCATGTCTTTTTCGGTCGGAACCAGTGCGGCCCTGCGTTTGGTGAAACCCGCACCGCAACTGGCCGATGACCCGAGCACGTGGTGCTACTATCTCTATAATGGAAAGCGGATCATCGGGGCCGCCACCCACAGTGGAAATGTCCTTAGTTGGTTTGCCGAACGCTTTTTCTTTGACCGGAAAGGGAAAACTTACTCCCTGCAGGATTACGACCAATTTGCCGCGGCGATTGAACCGGAGAAAGCCCCTTATTTTCTCCCCTTTTTATACGGTGAGCGTTGCCCCGGATGGCAAGGGAAGCGGCGCGGGGGTTTTCTGGAAATTTCTCCACAACATAATGAGGCCCATCTGTATTATGCTATTTTGGAAGGAATTCTGTTTAATCTTTACCACTGTTACACGATCCTCGCAAGTTTGGGGGGCCAACCGGCCAAGGTTTTGCTCTCGGGGGGAATCATTAAGTCGCCGTTTTGGCGGCAAATGGCCGCCGACATCTTCCAGCGGGATCTCCTGGTGACCGGTGTTGTTGATGAATCCACGGTGGGCGGGGCTTTATTTGCTTTGCAAGCCGGCGGGGGGATTGGTCAGGTTGAGGATTATGCCGTGGAACCCACCCGCGTGCTCAGCCCGCGTTCCGATAAAGTTGATGTTTATCGCAAGCGGTTTGCCAAGTACCTGCAATTATACGAAGCGAGCCGGCCGTGA
- a CDS encoding DNA-3-methyladenine glycosylase I, which translates to MKKRCSWCEQDELYRRYHDEEWGVPVYDDRKHFEFMVLESAQAGLSWLTILRKREAYRAAYAGFDPKVVAAFSEARIKELLQNPGLVRNEKKIRTSINNAQRFLEVQQEFGSFSNYLWAFVGHRPVVNAWRQEREIPAQTDLSVAISKDLKRRGFQFLGPVIIYSHLQATGLVNDHVVDCFRYREIINQEQHPVRRQDH; encoded by the coding sequence ATGAAAAAAAGATGTTCCTGGTGTGAGCAGGACGAACTTTACCGCCGCTATCATGATGAGGAATGGGGGGTTCCGGTTTACGACGACCGGAAGCACTTTGAATTTATGGTCCTCGAATCGGCCCAGGCGGGTTTGAGTTGGTTGACCATCCTGCGCAAAAGGGAGGCCTACCGGGCGGCATACGCTGGCTTTGACCCTAAGGTGGTGGCCGCTTTTAGCGAAGCCCGGATCAAGGAACTGCTGCAAAATCCGGGGCTGGTGCGCAACGAGAAAAAAATAAGGACTTCGATTAATAACGCCCAGCGTTTTCTGGAGGTCCAGCAAGAATTCGGGAGTTTTAGCAACTACCTTTGGGCCTTCGTCGGACACCGGCCGGTGGTCAACGCCTGGCGGCAGGAGCGGGAAATACCCGCCCAAACTGACCTCTCCGTCGCGATCAGTAAAGATCTGAAGCGGCGTGGGTTTCAATTTCTCGGGCCGGTCATTATCTATTCCCATTTGCAAGCAACCGGGCTGGTCAATGACCATGTGGTCGACTGTTTCCGGTACCGGGAGATTATCAACCAGGAACAACATCCGGTGCGGCGGCAAGACCACTGA
- a CDS encoding phosphoglycerate dehydrogenase, with the protein MAWKVLVTPRTFGKVDPEPVRLLEEAGCDLVRNPLDRPLTEEELLNLVTDVDGIIVGLDPVTANVIEQASKLKVISKYGVGINNIDLETAAKRGITVTYTPGANSAAVAELALGLMLNVARQIATSDRKLRSGEWGRYSGVELGGKTVGIVGTGRIGRELAARVKGFMRIICFDLYPDQAWARETGAEYLSLPEVLAQADFISLHLPLTPETHHLIGQKELALMKPDAIIINTARGGRHQ; encoded by the coding sequence ATGGCTTGGAAAGTCTTAGTGACGCCGCGCACATTCGGGAAGGTGGATCCGGAACCGGTGCGGTTACTGGAAGAGGCGGGCTGCGATCTGGTCCGGAATCCCTTGGACCGGCCACTGACCGAGGAGGAGCTGCTGAACCTCGTTACCGACGTTGACGGTATAATTGTCGGTCTGGACCCGGTCACGGCCAACGTCATCGAACAGGCCTCAAAGTTGAAAGTAATCTCCAAGTATGGGGTGGGGATTAACAATATTGATCTGGAGACGGCGGCCAAACGGGGCATCACCGTCACCTACACCCCGGGGGCCAACAGCGCCGCCGTGGCGGAACTGGCTTTAGGCTTGATGCTGAATGTAGCCCGGCAGATCGCCACTTCCGACCGGAAACTAAGAAGCGGGGAGTGGGGACGCTACTCCGGAGTCGAGCTTGGCGGGAAGACCGTCGGAATTGTGGGTACCGGCCGGATCGGCCGGGAGTTGGCTGCCCGGGTGAAGGGGTTTATGAGGATCATCTGCTTTGACCTGTATCCGGATCAGGCGTGGGCGAGGGAGACCGGGGCCGAGTACCTAAGCTTACCCGAAGTTTTAGCCCAAGCCGATTTCATCAGTCTGCACCTGCCGCTCACCCCAGAGACCCACCACCTGATCGGCCAAAAAGAGCTCGCGCTGATGAAACCGGACGCCATTATCATCAATACGGCGCGGGGGGGGCGTCATCAATGA
- a CDS encoding B12-binding domain-containing radical SAM protein — protein sequence MKILLVYPQFPATFWSFKHALRFINKKAAHPPLGLLTVAGLLPREWQLKLVDENVTVLNDADLAWADYVFISAMAVQQESVRRILARCQRLGKKTVAGGPLFTVSWEEYPEVDHLVLGEAEVTLPRFLTDLAAGRPQHLYQAAPGEWADLRTTPLPRWDLLAMEKYNAMSLQYSRGCPFSCDFCDISLLYGEKPRTKSKEQVLAELEHLYRHGWRGGVFMVDDNFIGNKKALKEEILPAMARWLKERGYPFTFNTQASINLADDDELLEAMVRVGFESVFIGIETPHEGSLTECNKHQNKNRNLLAAVRKIQRAGLQVQGGFILGFDEDPPTIFDRQIEFIQESGIVTAMVGLLNVLKGTKLYQRMAAEGRILSDSTGNNTDRQLNFEPKMPRKKLLAGYRRVTATLYSPKFFYRRVIAFLKAYNPPRGRKLHLRLYHLSAFVKAIFWLGFWDRSRWYFWRLLGWSLLKKPRVFPLAVTCSIYGYHFRRFFLEEAEPVPVPLAAPDTTPV from the coding sequence GTGAAGATTCTTTTGGTTTATCCCCAATTCCCGGCGACCTTTTGGAGTTTTAAGCATGCGCTGCGGTTTATCAACAAGAAAGCGGCCCATCCGCCGTTGGGTCTTTTGACCGTGGCCGGATTATTGCCACGGGAGTGGCAGTTGAAATTGGTGGATGAAAATGTGACCGTACTGAATGATGCCGATTTAGCTTGGGCCGACTATGTTTTTATTAGCGCCATGGCCGTGCAGCAAGAGAGTGTCCGGCGGATCCTCGCCCGTTGCCAACGGCTGGGAAAAAAGACGGTGGCCGGCGGGCCGCTCTTCACCGTGAGCTGGGAGGAATACCCCGAGGTTGACCACTTGGTTTTGGGAGAAGCCGAGGTCACGCTGCCCCGTTTCCTCACGGACCTGGCGGCGGGCAGGCCGCAGCATCTGTACCAGGCGGCACCGGGGGAGTGGGCGGATTTAAGGACAACGCCCTTGCCCCGCTGGGACCTGCTGGCGATGGAGAAGTACAACGCCATGAGTCTGCAGTATTCCCGCGGTTGCCCTTTTAGTTGTGATTTCTGCGATATTTCCCTGCTTTACGGGGAGAAACCACGGACGAAAAGCAAAGAACAGGTCTTGGCGGAGCTGGAACACCTCTACCGGCACGGCTGGCGGGGCGGGGTGTTTATGGTCGACGATAATTTCATCGGCAATAAAAAAGCCCTCAAGGAAGAGATTCTGCCGGCGATGGCCCGGTGGCTGAAGGAGCGCGGGTACCCCTTTACCTTTAACACGCAGGCCTCGATTAACCTGGCGGATGACGACGAATTGCTGGAAGCCATGGTTCGGGTGGGGTTTGAATCGGTCTTTATCGGGATCGAGACCCCCCATGAAGGGAGCCTGACGGAGTGTAATAAACACCAGAATAAAAACCGGAATCTCCTGGCTGCGGTAAGGAAGATCCAGCGTGCCGGGCTGCAAGTGCAAGGCGGGTTTATCCTCGGCTTTGACGAGGACCCGCCGACCATTTTCGACCGGCAGATTGAATTTATCCAGGAGAGCGGGATTGTCACCGCCATGGTTGGACTCTTGAATGTGCTTAAAGGAACCAAATTGTACCAGCGGATGGCGGCGGAAGGGCGGATTCTGAGCGACAGTACGGGGAACAACACCGACCGGCAGCTTAACTTCGAACCCAAAATGCCCCGGAAGAAACTGCTGGCCGGTTACCGGCGGGTGACGGCCACCCTCTATTCGCCCAAGTTTTTTTACCGGCGGGTGATCGCTTTTCTTAAGGCGTATAACCCGCCCCGGGGCCGGAAACTCCACCTCCGCCTATATCACCTGAGCGCCTTTGTGAAAGCCATATTTTGGTTGGGGTTCTGGGACCGGAGCCGCTGGTATTTCTGGCGCCTGCTCGGTTGGTCACTGCTGAAGAAACCGCGGGTCTTTCCCCTGGCGGTGACCTGCTCGATTTACGGCTACCATTTTCGCCGTTTCTTCCTGGAAGAGGCGGAGCCGGTCCCGGTGCCGTTGGCGGCCCCCGACACCACACCGGTTTGA
- a CDS encoding SDR family oxidoreductase: MEVRNLFDIKGKAIVITGAAGVLCGEMARALARAGARVAVLDLNGEKAQALAAEIRAAGGEAIGVMVNVLEKPSLEKARDVVLEEFGKVDVLINGAGGNKKEATADERQPFFDLPPAAIQWVFDLNFIGSVLPTQVFGKVMAEQGEGVIINISSMASYRPLTKTISYSAAKAAINNFTQWMAVHFNQNYSTNIRVNAIAPGFFLTEQNRFLLTDEKTGEPTTRGKQVLAHTPMGRYGTPEDLIGTVIWLISDGAKFVNGAVIPVDGGFMAYAGV, from the coding sequence ATGGAAGTAAGGAATTTGTTCGATATCAAAGGTAAAGCCATCGTGATTACCGGTGCGGCCGGTGTCCTCTGCGGCGAAATGGCGCGTGCCTTGGCCCGGGCCGGTGCGCGGGTGGCGGTATTGGACCTGAATGGGGAGAAAGCCCAAGCCTTGGCGGCGGAGATCCGGGCGGCCGGCGGCGAAGCGATTGGGGTTATGGTCAATGTTTTGGAGAAACCATCCCTGGAGAAAGCCCGGGACGTGGTCCTCGAGGAGTTTGGCAAGGTCGATGTTTTGATCAACGGGGCCGGCGGGAACAAAAAAGAAGCCACCGCCGATGAGCGGCAGCCCTTCTTTGACCTTCCCCCGGCGGCGATCCAGTGGGTTTTCGATCTGAACTTCATCGGTTCGGTCCTGCCGACCCAAGTCTTCGGGAAGGTGATGGCGGAACAAGGAGAGGGGGTCATCATCAATATCTCTTCGATGGCGTCCTACCGGCCGTTGACCAAGACCATCTCATATTCGGCGGCCAAAGCAGCGATTAACAACTTTACCCAGTGGATGGCGGTGCATTTCAACCAGAATTATTCCACCAACATCCGGGTCAATGCCATTGCCCCCGGCTTTTTCCTGACGGAACAGAACCGTTTCCTTTTGACGGATGAGAAGACCGGTGAACCCACCACCCGTGGGAAACAAGTTTTGGCCCATACACCCATGGGGCGTTACGGGACGCCGGAGGATCTGATCGGAACAGTCATCTGGTTAATCTCGGACGGCGCCAAGTTTGTGAACGGCGCGGTCATTCCGGTGGACGGCGGTTTTATGGCCTACGCCGGCGTGTAA
- a CDS encoding NAD(P)-dependent oxidoreductase has protein sequence MNKTIAGAGLDVFETEPLPEDSPLRRLDNVVLTSHIGAHTREAQNKMGCIAAQNLIRVLQGEEPLFVAGPTV, from the coding sequence GTGAATAAGACGATTGCCGGTGCCGGGCTGGATGTTTTCGAGACCGAACCTTTGCCGGAGGATTCGCCCCTGCGGCGCCTGGACAATGTGGTCTTAACTTCCCATATTGGCGCCCATACTAGAGAGGCGCAGAACAAGATGGGGTGTATCGCCGCGCAAAACCTGATCCGGGTTTTGCAGGGCGAAGAACCATTGTTTGTGGCTGGGCCAACGGTTTGA